The Mesorhizobium sp. B1-1-8 genome contains a region encoding:
- a CDS encoding SDR family NAD(P)-dependent oxidoreductase: MTLDLSGRLAVVTGASRGIGYFIAKELAAAGAHVIAVARTVGGLEELDDQIKAERARTGKGEATLVPLDLANMAGIDRLGGAIHERWGKLDILVANAGVLGVISPIGHVEAKTFEKVMTINVTSTWRLIRSVDPLLRLSDAGRAIILSSNAAHSARAFWAPYAASKAAVETMMRSWAHETESLPLRVNAADPGATRTAMRAQAMPGEDPETLPHPSEIARRIVPLASPALKETGLIFQARHNRFVAYRQPE; this comes from the coding sequence ATGACGCTCGACCTCTCCGGCCGCCTCGCGGTCGTCACCGGCGCCTCGCGCGGCATCGGTTATTTCATTGCGAAAGAGCTGGCGGCCGCCGGCGCGCATGTGATCGCGGTGGCACGCACCGTCGGCGGGCTGGAGGAGCTCGACGACCAGATCAAGGCCGAGCGCGCCAGGACCGGCAAGGGCGAAGCCACGCTGGTGCCGCTCGACCTTGCCAACATGGCCGGCATCGACCGGCTGGGCGGCGCCATCCACGAGCGCTGGGGCAAGCTCGACATATTGGTGGCGAACGCCGGCGTGCTCGGCGTCATCTCGCCGATCGGCCATGTCGAAGCGAAAACCTTCGAGAAGGTGATGACCATCAACGTCACCTCGACCTGGCGGCTGATCCGGTCGGTCGACCCGCTGCTCAGGCTCTCCGATGCCGGCCGCGCCATCATCCTGTCGTCCAATGCCGCCCATTCGGCGCGCGCCTTCTGGGCGCCCTACGCGGCTTCCAAGGCGGCCGTCGAGACGATGATGCGCTCCTGGGCGCATGAGACCGAGAGCCTGCCGCTCAGGGTCAATGCCGCCGATCCCGGCGCTACCCGCACGGCGATGCGCGCCCAGGCCATGCCCGGCGAGGATCCGGAGACGCTGCCGCATCCTTCCGAGATCGCCAGGCGCATCGTGCCGCTGGCAAGCCCGGCGCTGAAGGAAACCGGGCTGATCTTCCAAGCCAGGCACAACCGCTTCGTCGCCTACCGGCAGCCGGAATAA
- a CDS encoding OsmC family protein yields the protein MDATALKAMQAPLKEAYREDASQALITLRARGSLDDQSIACKVETGRALAVAGLHPATGGSGLELCSGDMLLEALVACAGVTLKAVATALEFRLGNATVEAEGDLDFRGTLGVARDVPVGFRAIRLKFNLDTDEPQERIDSLLKLTERYCVVFQTINQKPALKVSAS from the coding sequence ATGGACGCGACCGCACTCAAGGCCATGCAGGCGCCGCTCAAGGAGGCCTACCGCGAGGATGCCTCGCAGGCCCTGATCACGCTGAGGGCCCGCGGCAGCCTCGACGACCAGTCGATCGCCTGCAAGGTGGAGACGGGCAGGGCGCTTGCCGTGGCGGGTCTTCATCCGGCGACCGGCGGCTCCGGGCTCGAACTCTGCTCCGGCGACATGCTTTTGGAAGCGCTGGTCGCCTGCGCCGGCGTGACCCTGAAGGCGGTGGCGACGGCGCTGGAGTTCAGGCTGGGCAACGCCACCGTCGAGGCCGAGGGCGACCTCGATTTTCGCGGCACGCTGGGCGTCGCCAGGGACGTGCCGGTTGGCTTTCGCGCAATCCGGCTGAAATTCAACCTCGACACCGACGAGCCGCAGGAGCGCATCGATTCGCTCCTGAAGCTAACCGAACGCTATTGCGTGGTGTTCCAGACGATCAACCAGAAACCGGCGTTGAAGGTCAGCGCGAGCTGA